Proteins from a genomic interval of Danio rerio strain Tuebingen ecotype United States chromosome 4, GRCz12tu, whole genome shotgun sequence:
- the LOC137491283 gene encoding uncharacterized protein: protein MMIHTGKKPFTCTQCGKSFNQSSHLNLHMMIHTGEKPFTCTHCGKSFNCSSHLNQHMMIHTGKKPFTCTECVKSFKQSSHLNQHMRIHTGEKPYVCTQCGKSFNCLTNLNHHMRIHTGEKPFKCTQCGKSFSQSSYLNLHMRIHTGEKPYACTQCGKSFYCSSHLNHHMRIHTGEKPFTCTQCGDSFSKSSSLNKHIEGTHGHIAVVNTS from the coding sequence atgatgatccacactggaaagaaaccattcacatgcactcagtgtgggaagagtttcaaccaatcatcacaccttaatttacacatgatgatccacactggagagaaacccttcacatgcactcattgtgggaaaagttttaactgctcatcacaccttaatcaacacatgatgatccacactggaaagaaaccattcacatgcactgagTGTGTGAAGAGTTTCAAACAATcgtcacaccttaatcaacacatgaggatccacactggagagaaaccatacgtatgcactcagtgtgggaagagttttaactgcttaacaaaccttaatcaccacatgaggatccacactggagagaaaccattcaaatgcactcagtgtgggaagagtttcagccaatcatcataccttaatctacacatgaggatccacactggagagaaaccatacgcatgcactcagtgtgggaagagtttttactgctcatcacaccttaatcaccacatgaggatccacactggagagaaaccatttacatgcactcagtgtggggatagtttcagcaaatcatcatcccttaataaacacattgaAGGAACTCATGGGCATATTGCAGTGGTCAACACGAGTTGA